One genomic window of Ruminococcus gauvreauii includes the following:
- a CDS encoding CpaF/VirB11 family protein, which translates to MARISNWHLPDEAYGALLPYIRDDNVTDINYNGRDIWVDDVTRGRYLADLTINKEFEKQFVMRIKNAVSANFNPQDNILEAETEDLRVSVIHESVAHTGTAISIRKTPPIQRLTDERMAKEGYCSKEIINFLKNCIAAHCNVVVCGLTGSGKTELLKWLTRSIPAHERVITIEDNLEIHYRAINPGKDCVELKVHEELFSYTKAIKACLRQFPQWILLSEARSVEVKHLLEAFSTGHHGLTTMHTDDVRHIPDRIENMMQDALAAARMENDIYNFINVGVLISKKTKEDGTIHRCISQICLFNRESQNNEIQMLVDDGIILKRAIPGSFYRKFFRAKIQDPFSAC; encoded by the coding sequence ATGGCAAGAATCAGTAACTGGCATTTGCCGGATGAGGCTTACGGAGCGCTGCTGCCATATATCCGGGATGATAATGTGACCGATATTAATTATAATGGCAGAGACATATGGGTGGATGATGTTACCAGGGGGCGCTATTTGGCAGATCTGACGATTAATAAAGAGTTCGAAAAGCAATTTGTGATGAGGATAAAGAATGCTGTTTCTGCAAACTTTAATCCGCAGGATAATATTCTGGAAGCGGAGACGGAAGATCTCAGAGTCTCTGTCATCCACGAAAGCGTTGCTCATACGGGAACCGCAATCTCAATCAGGAAGACACCGCCCATTCAGAGACTGACAGATGAACGGATGGCGAAGGAGGGCTACTGTTCTAAGGAGATTATCAACTTCTTAAAGAACTGCATTGCAGCACACTGCAACGTTGTCGTGTGCGGACTGACAGGTTCCGGAAAAACGGAACTGCTCAAATGGCTGACACGCTCGATACCGGCGCACGAACGGGTGATCACGATAGAAGATAATCTGGAAATCCACTATCGTGCAATTAATCCCGGCAAAGACTGTGTAGAGCTTAAAGTGCATGAGGAACTGTTTTCATACACTAAAGCCATCAAGGCGTGTCTGAGGCAATTTCCGCAGTGGATTCTGTTATCTGAGGCGCGATCTGTGGAGGTTAAACATCTGCTCGAAGCTTTTTCTACGGGACATCATGGACTGACTACAATGCATACGGATGATGTCAGGCATATTCCGGATCGCATCGAAAATATGATGCAGGACGCTCTGGCGGCTGCGCGAATGGAAAATGATATCTACAACTTTATTAATGTGGGCGTTTTGATCAGCAAAAAGACAAAGGAAGATGGGACAATCCATCGCTGCATTTCTCAGATCTGTTTATTCAACAGAGAATCCCAAAACAATGAAATCCAAATGCTGGTAGATGACGGAATCATCCTGAAACGTGCGATTCCTGGAAGCTTCTACAGAAAATTTTTCCGTGCAAAGATTCAGGACCCGTTTTCTGCATGTTAG